One stretch of Candidatus Latescibacter sp. DNA includes these proteins:
- the dapA gene encoding 4-hydroxy-tetrahydrodipicolinate synthase codes for MLKLEGSFTAMVTPFRNGQIDEAKIREMVEFQIKNGTAGLVPCGTTGESPTLTHEEHRRVIEIVIDQAGSRTLVIAGTGSNNTSEAISLTEHAMKMGADAALLITPYYNRPSQPGLIKHYTTVAKHCSIPLIIYNCPGRTAVNTTADTIVELAAVPNILGVKEASGNMDQICEIILRTPDNFFVLSGDDSMTIPMMAVGAKGVISVISNILPRKMADMVESALKNDFKSARDIHNEMFLLMRALMKVETNPSPIKTAMNILGLEMGPVRLPLVEPDEAGKTALEKLIMNIKIM; via the coding sequence ATGCTGAAACTTGAGGGTTCTTTCACCGCCATGGTCACTCCCTTCAGAAACGGGCAGATTGACGAGGCCAAAATAAGGGAGATGGTGGAGTTCCAGATCAAGAACGGTACCGCAGGCCTTGTTCCCTGCGGAACGACCGGTGAATCCCCCACCCTGACACATGAAGAACACCGCAGGGTGATTGAAATTGTCATCGACCAGGCGGGTTCACGCACCCTGGTAATAGCCGGTACCGGATCCAACAATACTTCCGAAGCAATCAGCCTGACTGAACATGCCATGAAGATGGGGGCCGATGCCGCACTCCTGATTACTCCTTACTATAACCGGCCCTCGCAGCCGGGACTCATCAAACACTATACCACGGTGGCGAAACATTGCAGCATTCCTCTCATCATATACAACTGTCCCGGCCGGACTGCGGTCAATACAACAGCCGATACCATAGTTGAACTCGCGGCTGTTCCCAATATCCTGGGCGTTAAGGAGGCTTCGGGAAACATGGATCAGATTTGCGAGATAATCCTCCGTACACCGGACAATTTTTTCGTGCTTTCCGGTGACGATTCCATGACTATTCCGATGATGGCGGTAGGTGCGAAGGGAGTAATCAGCGTTATCTCCAACATTCTTCCCCGGAAGATGGCCGATATGGTGGAATCGGCGCTTAAGAATGATTTCAAATCCGCGCGGGATATCCATAACGAGATGTTCCTGCTCATGCGGGCGCTCATGAAAGTTGAAACGAATCCCTCTCCCATCAAGACGGCAATGAATATCCTGGGACTGGAGATGGGACCTGTGCGTCTTCCCCTGGTCGAGCCTGATGAAGCCGGGAAAACTGCCCTTGAAAAACTCATAATGAATATTAAGATCATGTGA
- a CDS encoding FHA domain-containing protein gives MQEDWNITLSVLESPDKSLIGQQKVFYSSPISIGRANNNDLIITDPAVSRNHAILRITNDYSRVFVTDMSTHGTEVSGKIVQKGRGTGFTIENGDTVKLGDTLLRYELHLKLSVQSTFVGKMYRSFLETPPSDMVEESEESVPEIEALETAEPLRKGFSPVSIGIIVVCLILMVYLVFFTK, from the coding sequence ATGCAGGAAGACTGGAACATAACCCTCAGTGTTTTGGAGTCGCCGGATAAATCCCTTATCGGTCAGCAGAAAGTATTTTACAGCTCTCCGATCTCCATCGGGCGGGCGAATAACAACGATTTGATCATTACCGACCCGGCGGTTTCACGGAATCATGCCATTCTGCGGATCACCAACGACTATTCGCGGGTTTTTGTCACCGATATGAGCACTCACGGGACCGAGGTCTCGGGAAAAATCGTTCAAAAGGGGCGCGGCACGGGATTTACCATTGAAAACGGAGATACGGTCAAGCTCGGCGATACCCTCCTTCGCTACGAATTACACCTGAAGCTCAGCGTTCAATCCACGTTTGTCGGTAAAATGTACCGTAGTTTCCTTGAAACTCCTCCTTCAGACATGGTTGAGGAATCAGAGGAGAGTGTCCCGGAAATTGAAGCTCTGGAGACTGCCGAGCCTCTCAGGAAGGGGTTCAGCCCTGTTTCAATCGGAATTATCGTTGTCTGCCTGATCCTGATGGTATATCTCGTCTTCTTTACCAAATAG